CACGACGGTTGTTCCTTCGCCCAGGGTTTTTTCATAGGCTTCGAGGGTGCGCCAGAATTGAAAAAAGCGAGGGTCTTGTTCAAAGGCATCGGCATAGATACGCAATGCTTCGGCATCGCCTTCACCGCGAATTAGCTGCGATTTTTGCAGGGCTTCGGATTTGAGTCGCGCAACTTCAAGGTCG
This genomic interval from Gemmatimonadota bacterium contains the following:
- a CDS encoding protease modulator HflC; the protein is ENKNNVFERMRAERDRQAKEYRAEGEEAALKIRAETDLEVARLKSEALQKSQLIRGEGDAEALRIYADAFEQDPRFFQFWRTLEAYEKTLGEGTTVVMPPTSDFFKYLTKKRPR